In Rhodothermia bacterium, the following are encoded in one genomic region:
- a CDS encoding sulfite exporter TauE/SafE family protein produces MVQHFTGDLLALLIGLSLGLIGGGGSILTVPVLVYVMGINPVISTAYSLFIVGSTSLVGAVDYAKKNLIDFRTAAVFALPSFLAVFLVRKYVVPAIPDVLFSLGGFTLTREIALMVLFAVIMLGAAFSMIFSSTAKESTATGSFNYPLIMFEGLVVGAVTGLVGAGGGFLIIPALVLLANLPMKKAVGTSLLIIAVKSLFGFMGDVMNLPTIDWQLLLTFTLFASIGIFAGSYLSKYVAPASLKKGFGWFIVVMAVYILVKELLLK; encoded by the coding sequence ATGGTACAACATTTCACAGGCGATCTTTTGGCGCTGCTCATTGGCCTTTCTTTAGGTCTTATTGGTGGTGGCGGGTCTATTCTAACCGTACCGGTTTTGGTTTATGTTATGGGTATAAACCCAGTTATTTCAACAGCTTATTCCCTTTTTATTGTAGGCAGTACTTCCTTGGTTGGTGCGGTGGACTATGCCAAAAAGAATTTAATTGACTTCAGAACAGCAGCCGTTTTCGCATTGCCATCTTTTCTGGCTGTTTTTTTGGTACGAAAGTACGTCGTACCTGCCATTCCAGACGTCTTGTTCAGCCTTGGTGGATTTACATTGACGCGGGAAATTGCTCTTATGGTCTTATTTGCGGTCATCATGCTTGGGGCTGCATTCTCCATGATTTTCAGTTCAACAGCAAAAGAAAGTACGGCCACAGGGTCGTTCAATTACCCGCTGATAATGTTTGAGGGCTTGGTGGTTGGGGCCGTAACGGGGTTGGTAGGTGCTGGCGGAGGCTTCCTGATTATTCCGGCATTGGTACTCTTGGCGAATCTGCCTATGAAAAAAGCCGTCGGAACCTCCCTTCTGATTATTGCCGTAAAATCTCTTTTTGGTTTTATGGGGGATGTGATGAACCTGCCCACCATAGATTGGCAACTATTGCTCACATTTACCCTATTTGCCTCCATTGGAATTTTCGCCGGAAGTTATTTATCCAAATACGTTGCTCCGGCCTCTCTTAAAAAAGGTTTTGGCTGGTTTATTGTGGTGATGGCGGTTTATATTCTGGTAAAGGAACTCTTGCTAAAATAG